A stretch of Corallococcus silvisoli DNA encodes these proteins:
- a CDS encoding MTAP family purine nucleoside phosphorylase — translation MPAVKVGIIGGHALYQALGLQGRGEHLSVETPFGPHSTPLVATELEGVPAVFVFRHGQGHVHNATRAPYRANLFALKTLGVTHVVATGTVGSLREPLQPLHLALPDQVIDRTYRRPCTFYDDVAVHVELAQPFCATLLQTLNDAAQRSDTVVHPTGTYVCIEGPSLSTQAESQLYRTWGGDMVGLTAMPEARLAREAELHYAFVALPTDHDSWRPRPVGQEPEALLSQFTQRLDAVTAHGAALLRRALPRIAATPAACRCDSALAMAIFTDRTRIPAEVRSRLRPLLGRYLPSGLV, via the coding sequence ATGCCGGCGGTCAAGGTGGGCATCATCGGGGGCCACGCCCTCTACCAGGCACTGGGACTCCAGGGCCGGGGCGAACACCTCTCCGTGGAGACGCCCTTCGGGCCCCACAGCACCCCGCTGGTCGCCACGGAGCTGGAGGGCGTCCCCGCCGTCTTCGTCTTCCGCCACGGCCAGGGCCACGTCCACAACGCCACCCGCGCCCCCTACCGGGCCAACCTCTTCGCCTTGAAGACGCTGGGCGTCACCCACGTCGTCGCCACCGGCACGGTGGGCAGCCTGCGCGAACCCCTCCAGCCGCTCCACCTGGCCCTGCCGGATCAGGTCATCGACCGGACCTACCGCCGCCCCTGCACGTTCTACGACGACGTCGCCGTGCACGTGGAGCTGGCCCAGCCCTTCTGCGCGACCCTGCTCCAGACCCTCAACGACGCCGCCCAGCGAAGCGACACCGTGGTGCACCCCACCGGCACCTACGTGTGCATCGAAGGCCCCTCGCTCAGCACCCAGGCGGAGAGCCAGCTGTACCGCACGTGGGGCGGGGACATGGTGGGCCTCACCGCCATGCCGGAGGCGCGGCTCGCGCGCGAAGCGGAGCTGCACTACGCCTTCGTCGCGCTGCCCACCGACCACGACTCGTGGCGCCCGCGGCCCGTGGGCCAGGAGCCCGAGGCGCTCCTGTCGCAGTTCACCCAGCGGCTGGACGCCGTCACCGCCCACGGCGCCGCGCTCCTGCGCCGCGCGCTGCCCCGCATCGCCGCCACCCCCGCCGCCTGCCGCTGTGACAGCGCGCTCGCGATGGCCATCTTCACCGACCGCACCCGCATCCCCGCGGAGGTGAGGAGCCGCCTGCGCCCCCTGCTGGGCCGCTACCTGCCCTCCGGGCTCGTCTAG